A window of Thermodesulfovibrionales bacterium contains these coding sequences:
- a CDS encoding nitroreductase family protein translates to MSLLSLIKARRSVRDFQEKEIPDEIIHELIEALIWAPSAGNLQARKFLFIKDKKIKKALAGAALGQSFIAEAPLVIVGCADLQRIASRYGSRGVNLYVIQDVSASIMQLMLLAHEKGLGTVWVGAFDEKAVSEILGLPDHLRPVVIVPVGYPARIPSAPPRRSINELIEVRE, encoded by the coding sequence ATGAGCCTTTTGTCCCTTATAAAAGCCAGAAGGAGTGTAAGGGATTTTCAGGAGAAGGAGATCCCTGATGAGATTATCCATGAGCTAATAGAGGCTCTTATCTGGGCACCGAGTGCAGGAAATCTTCAAGCGAGAAAATTCCTTTTCATAAAGGATAAAAAAATCAAAAAAGCCCTCGCCGGAGCAGCCCTAGGTCAGTCCTTTATTGCTGAGGCACCCCTTGTGATTGTAGGCTGTGCAGACCTCCAGAGGATTGCATCAAGATACGGTTCAAGGGGTGTAAATCTCTATGTTATACAGGATGTATCAGCAAGTATAATGCAGCTCATGCTCCTTGCCCATGAAAAAGGTCTTGGTACTGTATGGGTTGGTGCCTTTGATGAGAAAGCTGTCTCCGAGATACTCGGTCTTCCAGACCACCTTAGGCCTGTGGTAATAGTGCCAGTGGGTTATCCTGCAAGGATTCCTTCAGCTCCACCTAGAAGGTCAATTAATGAACTTATAGAGGTAAGAGAATAA